The following are encoded together in the Thiobacillus sp. SCUT-2 genome:
- the orn gene encoding oligoribonuclease: MPLNPTHLLWLDMEMTGLSPDTDRIIELAIVVTDADLNTVAEGPVLVVHQPDEVMNAMDAWNKGTHGKSGLIDRVRASQLDEAEAEAQMLEFVRQHVPPRTSPMCGNSICQDRRFLARYMPQLEAFFHYRNLDVSTLKELAKRWRPGLSEAFKKSNKHEALADIYESIDELRYYREHFIRGE; the protein is encoded by the coding sequence ATGCCCCTGAATCCCACGCATCTCCTCTGGCTCGACATGGAAATGACCGGCCTGTCGCCGGACACCGACCGCATCATCGAGCTCGCCATCGTCGTCACCGATGCCGACCTCAACACCGTCGCCGAGGGGCCGGTGCTGGTGGTCCACCAGCCGGACGAGGTGATGAACGCGATGGACGCATGGAACAAGGGCACGCACGGCAAATCCGGGCTGATCGACCGCGTCAGGGCGTCGCAGCTCGACGAGGCCGAGGCCGAGGCGCAGATGCTCGAGTTCGTGAGGCAGCACGTCCCGCCGCGCACGTCGCCGATGTGCGGCAATTCGATCTGCCAGGACCGCCGCTTCCTGGCGCGCTACATGCCGCAACTCGAAGCCTTCTTCCATTACCGCAATCTCGACGTCAGCACCCTGAAGGAACTCGCCAAGCGCTGGCGGCCCGGGCTGTCTGAGGCGTTCAAGAAGTCGAACAAGCACGAGGCGCTGGCGGACATCTACGAGTCGATCGACGAGCTCCGCTACTACCGCGAGCATTTCATCCGCGGCGAATGA
- a CDS encoding cytochrome c has translation MNTLTAFTCLALLAGSAQAAPFAKGDPVKGKALHDKACISCHASMFGGDGSEIYTRPDRKIKNAQQLAARIAACNANTGAGWFPEDEVHVGAYLNQQYYKFK, from the coding sequence ATGAACACCTTGACCGCTTTCACCTGCCTGGCGCTCCTGGCCGGCAGCGCCCAGGCCGCGCCCTTCGCCAAGGGCGACCCCGTGAAGGGCAAGGCCCTGCATGACAAGGCCTGCATCAGCTGCCATGCCAGCATGTTCGGTGGCGACGGCAGCGAGATCTACACGCGCCCCGACCGCAAGATCAAGAACGCGCAGCAGCTCGCCGCGCGCATTGCCGCGTGCAACGCCAATACCGGGGCCGGCTGGTTCCCGGAGGACGAAGTGCACGTCGGTGCCTATCTCAATCAGCAGTACTACAAGTTCAAGTAA
- a CDS encoding cytochrome c1 has product MKRLKKFLLLLVAVPVIAFASEEGPPLDKAPVNLSDHESLQRGARIFVNYCLNCHSASAMRYARMEDLGLTEEQIKDNLMFAAEKPGETMTVGMNKKEAKLWFGSAPPDLSVVARARGSDWLYTYLRSFYRDDSRPTGWNNVVFDKVAMPHVLWSLQGEMVPVRKKEGDHEVIERLELAKPGSVTLAEYDAMVGDLVNYLTWMGEPAQLERKKVGLIVLAFLAFFFVVAYYLKKEYWKDVH; this is encoded by the coding sequence ATGAAACGCTTGAAAAAATTTCTGTTGCTGCTGGTTGCGGTGCCCGTCATCGCGTTTGCCTCCGAGGAAGGGCCGCCTCTCGACAAGGCGCCGGTCAACCTGTCCGATCACGAGTCCCTGCAGCGCGGCGCCCGCATCTTCGTCAACTACTGCCTGAACTGCCACAGCGCGTCCGCCATGCGTTACGCGCGCATGGAAGACCTCGGCCTGACCGAGGAGCAGATCAAGGACAACCTGATGTTCGCCGCCGAGAAGCCGGGCGAGACCATGACCGTCGGCATGAACAAGAAGGAAGCCAAGCTGTGGTTCGGCTCGGCGCCGCCCGACCTGAGCGTCGTTGCCCGTGCGCGCGGCTCCGACTGGCTGTACACCTACCTGCGCAGCTTCTACCGCGACGATTCCCGTCCCACCGGCTGGAACAACGTGGTGTTCGACAAGGTCGCGATGCCGCACGTCCTGTGGAGCCTGCAGGGCGAGATGGTCCCGGTCCGGAAGAAGGAAGGCGATCATGAAGTGATCGAGCGCCTCGAACTGGCCAAGCCGGGCAGCGTCACGCTGGCCGAGTACGACGCCATGGTCGGCGACCTGGTCAACTACCTGACCTGGATGGGCGAGCCGGCCCAGCTCGAACGCAAGAAAGTCGGCCTGATCGTGCTGGCATTCTTGGCGTTCTTCTTCGTGGTGGCCTATTACCTGAAGAAAGAGTACTGGAAAGACGTCCACTGA
- a CDS encoding porin → MKRLNTFKYSVLGAACTLALAGSGPAHAINWLMLQGTEPVGASARANVWGFVQADYQKDFSDPNTAGQYVPPKMLGPDLESQSGFNISRARIGVRGTGFPIDSHINYFLLLEMGNNGITSGNGAFAKLTDASVTLNYIPGARIRAGLFKTPGAEEALQGIQTFDYINFSEPANQLLLERFPQRAYTANVGPYTETQLQSGSSLNGFTGPVGAFRDVGAQVFDAFDVGHDWEVSYAAMIGNGNGIEFSNYDGQYDKYLYLSAEKKYGGAGPRAEGMKFFAWGQWGKRLLDNTNDSVANPKLYDRNRAGLGMTYRKNPFRLTAEYITADGMIFEGPDKPSFYFANPANTTGVNNGADGKGSGWYVEGGWHIPKTKFELDARYDTVDLLKGRNDEHTFSKWTLGAQYHLNPKTRLTLNYEIRNFECTANTPQCVNANKNLSGVGNKIGLQVTAIF, encoded by the coding sequence ATGAAAAGACTGAACACGTTCAAGTACAGCGTGCTGGGTGCGGCCTGCACCCTGGCGCTCGCCGGCAGCGGCCCGGCTCATGCAATCAACTGGCTGATGCTGCAGGGCACCGAACCTGTCGGGGCCAGCGCGCGCGCCAACGTCTGGGGCTTTGTCCAGGCCGACTACCAGAAGGACTTCAGCGACCCCAATACGGCCGGCCAGTACGTCCCGCCGAAGATGCTCGGCCCCGACCTCGAGTCCCAGTCCGGCTTCAACATCAGCCGGGCGCGCATCGGGGTGCGCGGCACCGGCTTCCCGATCGACAGCCACATCAACTACTTCCTGCTGCTGGAAATGGGCAACAACGGCATCACGTCGGGGAACGGCGCGTTCGCCAAGCTGACCGACGCGAGCGTCACCCTGAACTACATTCCGGGCGCACGCATCCGCGCCGGCCTGTTCAAGACCCCTGGCGCCGAGGAAGCGCTGCAGGGCATCCAGACCTTCGACTACATCAATTTCTCCGAGCCCGCCAACCAGCTCCTGCTGGAACGCTTCCCCCAGCGCGCCTACACGGCCAACGTCGGCCCGTACACGGAAACCCAGCTGCAAAGCGGTTCCAGCCTGAACGGCTTCACCGGCCCGGTGGGCGCCTTCCGCGACGTCGGCGCACAGGTCTTCGACGCCTTCGACGTCGGCCACGACTGGGAAGTATCGTACGCGGCCATGATCGGCAACGGCAACGGCATCGAGTTCAGCAACTACGATGGACAGTACGACAAGTACCTCTACCTGTCCGCCGAGAAGAAATACGGCGGCGCGGGGCCGCGCGCCGAAGGGATGAAGTTCTTCGCCTGGGGCCAGTGGGGCAAGCGCCTGCTGGACAACACGAACGACAGCGTGGCCAACCCGAAGCTGTATGACCGGAACCGTGCCGGCCTGGGGATGACCTACAGGAAGAACCCCTTCCGCCTCACGGCCGAGTACATCACGGCCGACGGCATGATCTTCGAGGGACCGGACAAACCGAGCTTCTATTTCGCGAACCCCGCCAACACCACCGGCGTCAACAACGGCGCGGACGGCAAAGGCAGCGGCTGGTACGTGGAAGGCGGCTGGCACATCCCGAAGACCAAGTTCGAGCTCGATGCGCGCTACGACACCGTGGATCTGCTGAAGGGACGCAACGACGAACACACGTTCTCGAAGTGGACGCTGGGCGCGCAGTACCACCTCAACCCGAAAACGCGGCTCACGCTCAACTACGAGATCCGCAACTTCGAGTGCACGGCCAACACCCCGCAGTGCGTCAACGCCAACAAGAACCTGAGCGGCGTCGGCAACAAGATCGGCCTGCAGGTGACGGCCATCTTCTAA
- a CDS encoding cytochrome b: MSALQKLVGWIDDRFPLTSTYKAHLSEYYAPKNFNFWYFFGSLALLVLVMQIVTGIFLTMNYKPDSELAFGSVEYIMRDVDWGWLIRYMHSTGASMFFVVVYLHMFRGLMYGSYRKPRELIWIFGVLIYLALMAEAFLGYLLPWGQMSFWGAQVIVNLFAAVPFIGEDLSIWIRGDYVISDATLNRFFAFHVIALPLVLIALVAVHLVALHEVGSNNPDGIEIKKKKDANGIPLDGIPFHPYYTVKDIVGVIVFLMVFSAIVFFGPTMGGYFLEANNFIPADPLKTPPHIAPLWYFTPFYAILRAVPPMFGSQFPGVVAMGLSIVLMFFLPWLDRGKVKSIRYRGPIYKIALALFIVAFVGLGYLGLLPPSPVATIIAQTFSVIYFLFFLLMPWYTAIDKTKPEPERVTG; the protein is encoded by the coding sequence ATGTCTGCCCTGCAAAAGCTGGTGGGATGGATCGACGACCGCTTCCCCCTCACCTCCACCTACAAGGCGCACCTCTCCGAGTACTACGCGCCCAAGAACTTCAACTTCTGGTACTTCTTCGGCTCGCTGGCGCTGCTCGTGCTGGTGATGCAGATCGTCACCGGCATCTTCCTCACCATGAACTACAAGCCGGACTCGGAGCTCGCCTTCGGTTCCGTCGAGTACATCATGCGCGACGTCGACTGGGGCTGGCTGATCCGCTACATGCACTCCACCGGCGCCTCGATGTTCTTCGTCGTCGTCTACCTGCACATGTTCCGCGGCCTGATGTACGGTTCCTACCGCAAGCCGCGCGAGCTGATCTGGATCTTCGGCGTGCTGATCTATCTCGCGCTGATGGCCGAGGCCTTCCTGGGCTACCTGCTGCCCTGGGGCCAGATGTCCTTCTGGGGTGCGCAGGTGATCGTCAACCTGTTCGCTGCCGTGCCCTTCATCGGTGAAGACCTGTCGATCTGGATTCGCGGCGACTACGTCATTTCCGACGCGACGCTCAACCGCTTCTTCGCGTTCCACGTCATCGCGCTGCCGCTGGTGCTGATCGCCCTGGTCGCGGTGCACCTGGTCGCGCTGCACGAAGTCGGCTCCAACAACCCCGACGGCATCGAGATCAAGAAGAAGAAGGACGCCAATGGCATCCCGCTCGACGGCATTCCGTTCCATCCCTACTACACGGTGAAGGACATCGTCGGCGTGATCGTCTTCCTGATGGTCTTCTCGGCGATCGTGTTCTTCGGTCCGACGATGGGCGGCTACTTCCTCGAAGCCAACAACTTCATCCCGGCCGACCCGCTGAAGACCCCGCCGCACATCGCGCCGCTGTGGTACTTCACCCCGTTCTACGCGATCCTCCGCGCCGTGCCGCCGATGTTCGGTTCGCAGTTCCCCGGCGTCGTCGCGATGGGCCTGTCGATCGTGCTGATGTTCTTCCTGCCCTGGCTCGACCGCGGCAAGGTGAAGTCGATCCGCTATCGCGGCCCGATCTACAAGATCGCGCTGGCCCTGTTCATCGTGGCGTTCGTCGGCCTGGGTTATCTCGGCCTGCTGCCGCCGTCCCCGGTGGCCACGATCATTGCCCAGACGTTCTCGGTGATCTATTTCTTGTTCTTCCTGTTGATGCCTTGGTATACCGCGATTGACAAAACCAAACCGGAACCGGAAAGGGTGACTGGCTAA
- a CDS encoding DsrE family protein — protein MLKLVRTFFLTLASLLLVTATSPALAADASMADYKYVLHISDMDPSKQDLILNNARNLLDAYPPGDVDVEIVAYGPGLRLLFADNVNAKRVESLAMSGVRFSACGNTLKGMTQQLGYAPKLNPAAKVVPGGIVRIGELVKQGYIYVRP, from the coding sequence ATGCTGAAACTCGTTCGAACCTTCTTCCTCACCCTTGCGTCGCTGCTGCTCGTCACGGCCACGTCTCCCGCGCTCGCGGCGGACGCCAGCATGGCCGACTACAAGTACGTGCTCCACATCAGCGACATGGATCCGTCCAAGCAGGATCTCATCCTGAACAACGCACGCAACCTGCTCGACGCCTACCCGCCGGGCGATGTCGACGTGGAGATCGTCGCCTACGGGCCGGGGCTGCGCCTGCTGTTCGCCGACAACGTCAACGCCAAGCGCGTCGAATCGCTCGCCATGAGCGGGGTGCGCTTCTCGGCCTGCGGCAACACGCTGAAGGGCATGACCCAGCAACTCGGCTACGCGCCCAAGCTGAATCCGGCGGCCAAGGTCGTCCCGGGCGGCATCGTCCGCATCGGCGAGCTGGTCAAGCAGGGATACATCTACGTCAGGCCCTGA
- a CDS encoding DsrE family protein — translation MKHTLTHIAPLVAALMLGAAPAAHAAPAGAAAQAEAPVKVVYHINDASVATAALHNVNNELNAAPNTKVVVVAHGKGIDFLLNDAKDGKGNAYEPEVAALKARGVSFRVCHNTLQSRHLNDDAVIMEAEVVPSGVAEVARLQAKEGYVYIKP, via the coding sequence ATGAAACACACCCTGACCCACATTGCCCCGCTTGTCGCCGCCCTGATGCTGGGCGCAGCACCGGCGGCCCACGCCGCGCCCGCAGGTGCAGCCGCACAGGCGGAGGCGCCGGTGAAAGTCGTGTACCACATCAACGACGCATCGGTGGCCACCGCCGCGCTGCACAACGTGAACAACGAGCTCAATGCCGCGCCCAATACCAAGGTCGTCGTGGTCGCACACGGCAAGGGCATCGACTTCCTGCTCAACGACGCCAAGGACGGCAAGGGCAACGCCTATGAACCGGAGGTCGCGGCCCTGAAGGCGCGCGGCGTCAGCTTCCGCGTCTGTCACAACACGCTGCAGAGCCGCCACCTGAACGACGACGCCGTGATCATGGAAGCCGAGGTGGTGCCGTCCGGCGTCGCCGAGGTCGCACGCCTCCAGGCGAAGGAGGGCTATGTGTACATAAAGCCCTGA
- a CDS encoding RNA polymerase sigma factor yields the protein MSLITRLLFGLRTDIEALRPVLYRIAYAWCHDEALADDLVQETLSKAWARRSQLREAAAMKGWLVAIMNRCWLDQLRSRRDFEDVEDWQDELACHADTPEARCNREQVIASVRAAVARLPLGQRQVLTLVDLEEFGYAEVAEILDIPVGTVMSRLSRARASLKNLLDAAMQQPGVQPVLRRVK from the coding sequence ATGAGCTTGATAACCCGTCTGTTGTTCGGCCTGCGCACCGACATCGAGGCATTGCGCCCGGTGCTCTACCGCATCGCCTACGCCTGGTGCCACGACGAGGCGCTCGCCGACGACCTGGTGCAGGAAACCCTTTCCAAGGCCTGGGCGCGCCGCAGCCAGCTGCGCGAGGCGGCGGCGATGAAGGGGTGGCTGGTGGCGATCATGAACCGCTGCTGGCTCGACCAGTTGCGCAGCCGACGCGATTTCGAGGACGTGGAGGACTGGCAGGATGAGCTGGCATGCCATGCCGACACGCCCGAGGCGCGTTGCAATCGCGAGCAGGTCATCGCTTCCGTTCGCGCGGCGGTGGCGCGCCTGCCGCTCGGGCAGCGCCAGGTGCTGACCCTGGTCGATCTGGAGGAGTTCGGCTACGCTGAGGTCGCCGAAATTCTCGATATTCCGGTCGGCACGGTGATGAGCCGGCTGTCGCGCGCGCGCGCGAGCTTGAAGAATTTGCTGGATGCTGCGATGCAGCAGCCGGGCGTGCAGCCCGTGCTGAGGAGAGTGAAATGA
- a CDS encoding CZB domain-containing protein produces the protein MNWMEIIGAHVMWKQRLTAFIAGSSTETLDPEAIRTDDRCALGKWIYGAGRAMADLPRYEEVRALHAQFHQNAAEVVALHLAGKTDEAEKLLQGDYSKLSEKLKHRLIGLSQQVKAAAEGTPRF, from the coding sequence ATGAACTGGATGGAGATCATCGGCGCCCATGTGATGTGGAAGCAGCGCCTGACCGCGTTCATCGCGGGCAGCAGCACGGAAACCCTGGATCCGGAGGCGATCCGCACCGACGATCGCTGCGCGTTGGGCAAGTGGATCTACGGGGCCGGCCGCGCGATGGCCGACCTGCCGCGCTACGAGGAGGTGCGGGCCCTGCACGCCCAGTTCCACCAGAATGCCGCGGAGGTCGTCGCGCTGCATCTCGCCGGCAAGACCGACGAAGCCGAGAAGCTGCTGCAGGGCGACTACTCCAAGCTGTCCGAAAAACTCAAGCACCGCCTGATCGGCCTGTCCCAGCAGGTCAAGGCGGCCGCCGAAGGAACGCCGCGATTCTGA
- a CDS encoding CBS domain-containing protein, which translates to MQIREILTLKSDAIHSIAPTDTVESAVTKLVGLGVGSLVVLKEGQMVGLLTERDVVKGMVAQGCDLKDAQVSTIMVTDPVVANADDSIDYARDVMTKSHIGHLPILDGNSLLGIISFHDVARACLKEANFENSLLKRYIKHWPE; encoded by the coding sequence ATGCAGATACGCGAAATTCTTACCCTCAAGAGCGACGCCATCCACAGCATCGCGCCGACCGACACGGTCGAGAGCGCGGTCACCAAGCTGGTGGGCCTGGGGGTCGGCTCGCTGGTCGTGCTGAAGGAGGGCCAGATGGTCGGCCTGCTGACCGAGCGCGATGTCGTCAAGGGCATGGTCGCGCAGGGCTGCGACCTCAAGGATGCGCAGGTCAGCACCATCATGGTGACCGATCCGGTCGTCGCCAACGCCGACGATTCGATCGACTATGCGCGCGACGTCATGACCAAGTCGCACATCGGCCACCTGCCGATTCTCGACGGCAACAGCTTGCTCGGCATCATTTCCTTCCACGACGTGGCGCGCGCCTGCCTCAAGGAAGCGAACTTCGAGAACAGCCTGCTCAAGCGCTACATCAAGCACTGGCCGGAGTAA
- a CDS encoding 4a-hydroxytetrahydrobiopterin dehydratase — protein MTTVVEELVRKKCAPCEGGVAPLTDAQIAPLLKGLTGWQRDGIKIAKEYKFKDHYQAQAFANAVMWVSHREDHHPFLIVGYNTVRVEYWTHAIGGLSENDFICAAKVDALLDI, from the coding sequence ATGACCACCGTTGTCGAAGAACTCGTCCGCAAGAAATGCGCGCCCTGCGAAGGCGGCGTCGCGCCGCTGACCGATGCCCAGATCGCCCCGCTCCTGAAGGGCCTGACCGGCTGGCAGCGCGACGGCATCAAGATCGCCAAGGAGTACAAGTTCAAGGACCACTACCAGGCGCAGGCCTTCGCCAATGCCGTGATGTGGGTGTCGCACCGCGAAGACCACCATCCCTTCCTGATCGTCGGCTACAACACGGTCCGGGTCGAGTACTGGACGCACGCGATCGGGGGGCTGTCGGAGAACGATTTCATCTGCGCCGCCAAGGTCGATGCGCTCCTCGACATCTGA
- a CDS encoding DsrE family protein: protein MKRVLFLLTMLWLGLGPSAHAGGTWVATPYTPVKAVFEFYLDDPRKIGSALYWVRSLMNPLMEAPYDYAPEDLDIVVVIHGNEIVTLAKKNEARYQEVVDRMRYYASLGVKFKVCGQAAADFGYRVEDFQDFVEVVPNAITELAYWQQRGHALIVPKVLEKTFDIETIR, encoded by the coding sequence ATGAAGCGCGTGCTGTTCCTGTTGACGATGTTATGGCTCGGCCTGGGCCCGTCGGCGCACGCGGGCGGCACATGGGTCGCGACCCCCTACACGCCGGTCAAGGCCGTCTTCGAGTTCTATCTGGACGACCCCCGGAAAATCGGCAGCGCGCTCTACTGGGTTCGCTCGCTGATGAATCCGCTGATGGAGGCACCCTACGACTACGCGCCGGAGGACCTGGACATCGTCGTCGTGATCCACGGCAACGAAATCGTGACGCTGGCGAAAAAGAACGAGGCGCGGTATCAGGAGGTGGTCGACCGCATGCGCTATTACGCGAGCCTGGGCGTGAAGTTCAAGGTCTGCGGGCAGGCCGCCGCCGATTTCGGCTACCGCGTCGAGGACTTCCAGGACTTCGTCGAGGTCGTGCCCAACGCGATCACCGAACTGGCGTACTGGCAGCAGCGGGGCCATGCCCTGATCGTGCCGAAGGTCCTGGAAAAGACCTTCGACATCGAGACGATCCGTTGA
- the rsgA gene encoding ribosome small subunit-dependent GTPase A: MVCGDRVTVRRDGKAGVIEAVLPRTSLLYRSDAFKTKAIAANVTQLAVVVAARPSFSLELVQRCILAAEEQGISSLLVLNKADLPETPAAHARLALLTRIGYPLVALSALADVSPLRPALHGHTTLLIGQSGMGKSTLVNTLFPDAGMATAEYSEALDSGRHTTTHTRLHRLDAESAVIDSPGLQEFALQHLDAGALAHAFVEFRPYLGQCRFRDCRHESEPGCRIREAVQAGEIDSSRLQLFQALRRLQQAAAQRL, encoded by the coding sequence GTGGTGTGCGGCGACCGCGTCACCGTCCGGCGCGACGGCAAGGCCGGCGTGATCGAGGCGGTCCTGCCGCGCACCAGCCTGCTCTACCGTTCCGACGCCTTCAAGACCAAGGCCATCGCGGCCAACGTCACCCAGCTCGCCGTGGTCGTCGCGGCCCGCCCGAGCTTCTCGCTGGAACTGGTTCAGCGCTGCATTCTCGCCGCCGAGGAGCAGGGCATCTCCAGCCTGCTGGTCCTCAACAAGGCCGACCTGCCGGAAACGCCGGCGGCACACGCGCGCCTGGCGCTGCTCACCCGGATCGGCTACCCGCTGGTCGCGCTGTCGGCGCTGGCGGACGTGTCGCCGCTGCGCCCGGCACTGCATGGCCACACCACGCTCCTGATCGGACAGTCCGGGATGGGCAAGTCGACCCTCGTCAACACCCTGTTTCCGGATGCCGGCATGGCGACGGCCGAGTATTCCGAGGCGCTCGACAGCGGGCGCCATACCACCACCCATACCCGCCTCCACCGGCTGGACGCGGAGTCGGCGGTGATCGATTCGCCGGGGCTGCAGGAATTCGCGCTGCAGCATCTGGATGCCGGCGCGCTGGCGCACGCCTTCGTCGAATTCCGCCCCTATCTCGGGCAATGCCGCTTCCGCGACTGCCGCCACGAGTCCGAGCCGGGCTGCCGGATCCGGGAAGCGGTGCAGGCGGGCGAGATCGATTCGTCGCGACTCCAGCTTTTCCAGGCCCTGCGCCGCCTGCAGCAGGCCGCCGCCCAGCGCCTATAA
- the petA gene encoding ubiquinol-cytochrome c reductase iron-sulfur subunit yields MSQEAEGQKVDTRKRKFLIAATSAVGGVAVAGVAVPLVMSMLPSARAKAAGAPVEVDISKVEPGMLLTAEWRGKPVWIVNRTKEMLDLLGKHDDKLVDPNSEQPQQPPYCKNATRSIKPEFLVAVGICTHLGCSPTYRKEVGAADLGADWPGGFLCPCHGSRFDLAARVFKNVPAPINLLIPPHQYLSETKLLIGVDKKGA; encoded by the coding sequence ATGAGCCAGGAAGCCGAAGGGCAAAAAGTGGACACACGTAAACGAAAATTCCTGATCGCCGCGACCAGCGCCGTTGGCGGGGTCGCAGTGGCGGGCGTGGCCGTGCCGCTGGTGATGAGCATGCTGCCGAGCGCGCGCGCGAAAGCGGCGGGCGCACCGGTGGAAGTCGACATCAGCAAGGTCGAGCCCGGCATGCTGCTGACCGCGGAATGGCGCGGCAAGCCCGTGTGGATCGTCAACCGCACCAAGGAAATGCTCGACCTGCTCGGCAAGCACGACGACAAGCTGGTCGACCCCAACAGCGAGCAGCCGCAGCAGCCCCCGTACTGCAAGAATGCGACCCGCTCGATCAAGCCCGAGTTCCTGGTGGCGGTGGGCATCTGCACCCACCTCGGCTGCTCGCCGACCTACCGCAAGGAAGTCGGCGCCGCCGACCTGGGCGCGGACTGGCCGGGCGGCTTCCTCTGCCCCTGCCACGGCTCGCGCTTCGACCTGGCTGCCCGCGTGTTCAAGAACGTGCCGGCGCCGATCAACCTGCTTATCCCGCCTCATCAATACCTCAGCGAGACCAAATTGCTGATCGGTGTGGACAAAAAAGGAGCTTAA
- a CDS encoding PEGA domain-containing protein: MDASNAKAGHIRITSDPAGATAYADGAALGATPIEINPADHFRSGFVGLSYRYYGTLTLKKAGCEPWSTDVNDSILSRDVRARLKCDPNYRPDAPAAAKPGSTSGDPTERLERIEALHEKGLISDEEYNRLRTRILDQL; encoded by the coding sequence ATGGACGCCAGCAACGCAAAGGCGGGCCATATCCGCATCACCTCCGACCCGGCCGGCGCGACCGCCTATGCGGACGGCGCGGCGCTCGGCGCGACGCCGATCGAAATCAATCCCGCCGATCACTTCCGCTCGGGTTTCGTGGGGTTGTCGTATCGCTATTACGGCACGCTCACGCTCAAGAAGGCCGGCTGCGAGCCCTGGTCGACCGACGTCAATGACTCGATCCTGTCGCGGGACGTCCGCGCCAGGCTGAAATGCGACCCGAATTACCGGCCCGACGCGCCTGCTGCGGCCAAGCCCGGCTCGACGTCCGGGGATCCGACGGAGCGCCTGGAGCGCATCGAGGCCCTGCACGAGAAGGGCCTGATCAGCGACGAGGAGTACAACCGGCTGCGTACCCGCATCCTCGACCAGCTTTGA
- a CDS encoding Do family serine endopeptidase yields the protein MQIRKFWLLFAQTTTVALGVLFIVALFKPELLHWQPQGASLTINQATQPVVRAPTPVESFAPAAQKVIPAVVNVFTQQKVSSPAHPALQDPIFRYFFGDRVDPRPREVSNLGSGVIVSPNGYILTNEHVVEAADQIEVALSDGKTVPARVVGADPETDLAVLKIDATNLPAITFAEADSLKVGDWVLAVGNPFGVGQTVTAGIVSALGRTHLGINTFENFIQTDAAINPGNSGGALVDATGNLVGINSAIYSRTGGSQGIGFAIPVSIARQVMEQIIKTGSVTRGWVGVEVQDLSPELAESFSLKNAQGALIAGVLKGGPADAGGVRPGDVLLAVNGRAVSDSASLLNLIAALKPGASADLTVARKQQSLDLKVQVGRRPIQRTVEQPQEPEAN from the coding sequence ATGCAAATTCGCAAATTCTGGCTGCTGTTCGCCCAGACCACGACGGTGGCGCTGGGGGTGCTGTTCATCGTCGCGCTGTTCAAGCCCGAACTGCTGCACTGGCAGCCGCAGGGGGCCAGCCTCACGATCAACCAGGCGACCCAGCCGGTCGTCCGCGCGCCCACCCCGGTGGAATCGTTCGCGCCCGCGGCGCAGAAGGTGATCCCCGCGGTGGTCAACGTCTTCACGCAGCAGAAGGTCAGCAGCCCCGCCCACCCTGCCCTGCAGGATCCGATCTTCCGCTACTTCTTCGGCGACCGCGTCGACCCGCGCCCGCGCGAGGTGTCCAACCTCGGGTCCGGGGTGATCGTCAGCCCCAACGGCTACATCCTCACCAACGAGCATGTCGTCGAGGCCGCCGACCAGATCGAGGTCGCACTGTCCGACGGCAAGACCGTCCCCGCACGCGTGGTCGGCGCGGATCCGGAAACCGATCTCGCGGTGCTGAAAATCGACGCCACCAACCTTCCCGCCATCACCTTCGCCGAAGCGGACAGCCTCAAGGTCGGCGACTGGGTGCTGGCGGTGGGCAACCCCTTCGGCGTCGGCCAGACCGTCACCGCCGGCATCGTCAGCGCGCTCGGCCGCACGCATCTCGGCATCAACACCTTCGAGAACTTCATCCAGACCGACGCCGCGATTAACCCCGGCAACTCGGGCGGCGCGCTGGTCGACGCGACGGGCAACCTGGTCGGCATCAACAGCGCGATCTATTCCCGCACCGGCGGATCGCAGGGCATCGGCTTCGCCATTCCGGTCAGCATCGCGCGCCAGGTCATGGAGCAGATCATCAAGACCGGCAGCGTGACGCGCGGCTGGGTCGGCGTCGAGGTCCAGGACCTCAGCCCCGAGCTCGCGGAATCGTTCAGCCTGAAGAATGCACAGGGTGCGCTGATCGCCGGCGTCCTCAAGGGCGGCCCGGCCGACGCTGGCGGCGTGCGGCCGGGCGATGTGCTGCTCGCGGTGAACGGCCGCGCGGTGTCGGACTCGGCGTCGCTGCTCAACCTGATCGCCGCACTGAAGCCCGGCGCCAGCGCGGACCTGACCGTGGCACGCAAACAACAGTCGCTGGATCTCAAGGTCCAGGTCGGCCGCCGTCCCATCCAGCGGACGGTCGAGCAGCCCCAGGAACCCGAGGCCAACTGA